One Corynebacterium tuberculostearicum DNA window includes the following coding sequences:
- the lnt gene encoding apolipoprotein N-acyltransferase, producing MVTLARLVVAGLSGLLTYAAIEPRGWWWAAVVGVGLLYVSLLPWGTRHVSARVGALLAVTHSLVLYLLTLPWIGELVGSGPYIALAIWLSVYAILLGIGSAAVARWKYGFIVFPFFYLAVEVLRSSVPFGGFSWVKLAWGQIDGPLANLAPWGGTSLITAATVLCGCGLAALLIQRGWKAKSAALLAAILPLASATVAGLGINRDDSTVGEAKVAAIQGNVPRMGLDFAGQRQAVLNNHVAETKKLASRDKDIDLVIWPENSSDINPFRDGKAASAISGAVDAIDAPVLVGTATRDEVGARNTMQVFAPGHTVGDHHYKKYLQPFGETMPMRDFFAKFSDYVNLAGDFKPGDGPGVVSMAGVPVGVATCYEVSFDSAFRESVKNGAQLLTTPTNNATFGYSDMTYQQLAMSRLRAMETDRAVVVAATSGVSAIVHPDGHVSQSTEIFTPEALVEQLPLRSGETFSVRFGSPLQWLMVIIGTVCALVALRTNRLRRTPRRSGTDTYVGA from the coding sequence ATGGTGACTCTTGCCCGCCTCGTTGTGGCGGGCCTTTCTGGCCTGCTCACGTATGCCGCCATCGAGCCCCGTGGCTGGTGGTGGGCTGCCGTTGTGGGCGTGGGCTTGCTGTACGTGAGCTTGCTGCCGTGGGGAACTAGGCACGTTTCCGCCCGTGTGGGCGCGCTTCTTGCAGTAACACATTCGCTCGTGCTGTATCTGCTCACACTGCCCTGGATCGGCGAGCTGGTAGGCAGCGGCCCATACATCGCTTTGGCTATATGGCTTTCGGTATACGCAATTCTACTGGGCATTGGCAGCGCGGCAGTAGCGCGGTGGAAATACGGTTTTATTGTCTTCCCGTTCTTCTACCTCGCGGTGGAGGTGTTGCGTTCTTCGGTACCTTTCGGCGGTTTTTCTTGGGTGAAATTGGCTTGGGGACAAATCGACGGACCGCTAGCCAACCTGGCTCCGTGGGGTGGAACCTCGCTCATTACCGCAGCCACGGTTCTGTGCGGTTGCGGTCTCGCTGCACTGCTGATTCAACGCGGATGGAAAGCCAAAAGCGCCGCACTCTTAGCAGCTATCCTTCCCCTTGCAAGCGCAACGGTGGCAGGTCTGGGAATCAACCGAGACGATTCCACTGTCGGGGAAGCAAAGGTTGCCGCAATCCAAGGAAATGTACCTCGCATGGGCCTAGACTTTGCCGGGCAGCGCCAAGCGGTCCTTAACAACCACGTGGCGGAGACAAAGAAGCTGGCATCGCGCGACAAGGACATTGACCTAGTCATCTGGCCCGAAAACTCCTCTGATATCAACCCATTCCGTGACGGCAAGGCAGCCTCGGCGATCAGCGGCGCCGTCGATGCGATAGACGCACCTGTTTTGGTTGGCACCGCTACGCGGGATGAGGTGGGAGCCCGCAACACCATGCAGGTCTTTGCTCCCGGGCATACGGTAGGAGACCATCACTATAAGAAGTACCTGCAGCCCTTCGGTGAAACCATGCCCATGCGGGATTTCTTTGCCAAATTTTCTGACTATGTGAATCTGGCCGGTGACTTCAAACCCGGCGACGGCCCAGGTGTGGTCTCCATGGCGGGAGTGCCGGTAGGCGTGGCCACGTGCTATGAGGTTTCCTTCGATAGCGCTTTTAGGGAGTCGGTGAAAAATGGTGCACAACTACTGACTACTCCCACAAATAACGCCACCTTTGGCTATTCCGATATGACCTACCAACAATTGGCCATGAGCCGATTGCGCGCCATGGAGACGGACCGAGCCGTGGTGGTGGCGGCGACCTCTGGAGTATCCGCCATTGTTCACCCAGATGGCCACGTTAGCCAGTCCACGGAGATTTTCACGCCGGAGGCATTGGTAGAACAGTTGCCCTTGCGTAGCGGCGAGACCTTTTCCGTCAGGTTTGGTTCGCCCCTGCAATGGCTCATGGTTATTATTGGAACAGTCTGCGCACTGGTAGCTTTGCGCACAAACCGCCTGCGACGCACCCCGCGCCGCTCCGGCACAGATACATACGTAGGAGCATAA
- a CDS encoding polyprenol monophosphomannose synthase: MSTLESSTLVIIPTYNEIENLPLITGRVREAVPEVHILIVDDNSPDGTGDKADEFAAQDDHIHVLHREGKGGLLGAYIAGFEWGLERDYQVLCEMDADGSHAPEQLHLLLEEVDKGADLVIGSRYIPGGETVNWPASREYLSRLGNIYISVALGAGLSDMTAGYRAFRRELLESIDFDELSKAGYIFQVDLAFRAVKAGFDVREVPITFTEREYGESKLDGSFVKDSLLEVTKWGVAHRAEQLQDFGGAVSKLVNREVKDGSIHDLNVQARKGAGWVSDFASEIGHLAKHQIAQLKK, translated from the coding sequence GTGAGCACGCTTGAATCCTCGACCTTGGTCATCATCCCGACCTATAACGAGATCGAAAATCTTCCTCTCATTACTGGACGCGTCCGCGAGGCGGTCCCGGAGGTACATATCCTCATCGTGGACGATAACTCTCCCGATGGAACTGGTGACAAGGCCGATGAGTTCGCAGCGCAAGATGACCACATCCATGTTCTTCACCGCGAGGGCAAAGGCGGCCTGCTAGGCGCTTATATCGCCGGCTTTGAGTGGGGATTGGAGCGCGACTACCAAGTGCTGTGCGAGATGGATGCAGACGGCTCCCACGCCCCGGAACAGCTTCACCTGCTGCTGGAAGAGGTGGACAAGGGCGCGGACCTAGTTATCGGCTCCCGCTATATCCCGGGTGGCGAGACCGTGAACTGGCCGGCCTCTCGTGAGTACCTCTCCCGCCTTGGCAATATCTACATCTCCGTAGCGCTGGGCGCTGGCCTGTCCGATATGACCGCCGGTTACCGCGCTTTCCGCCGCGAGCTGCTCGAGTCCATCGACTTTGATGAGCTGTCCAAGGCCGGCTACATCTTCCAGGTGGATTTGGCCTTCCGTGCCGTCAAGGCTGGCTTTGACGTCCGCGAAGTTCCCATTACCTTCACCGAGCGCGAATATGGCGAGTCCAAGCTTGATGGTTCCTTCGTGAAGGATTCCTTGCTCGAGGTCACCAAGTGGGGCGTTGCTCATCGCGCTGAGCAGCTGCAGGATTTCGGCGGCGCCGTATCCAAGTTGGTCAACCGTGAAGTCAAGGACGGCTCCATTCATGACCTCAACGTTCAGGCCCGCAAGGGTGCCGGCTGGGTTTCTGACTTCGCCAGCGAGATTGGCCATCTGGCAAAGCACCAGATTGCGCAGCTCAAGAAGTAG
- a CDS encoding RNA polymerase-binding protein RbpA, with protein sequence MADRVLRGSRMGAVSYETDRDHDLAPRQMVKYRTEDGEIYEVPFADDAEIPEEWMCKNGKLGHLVEGEGVESKPAKPPRTHWDMLRERRSIEELDELLEERINHLRSRRRSAARLLKEQQEQQQKNS encoded by the coding sequence ATGGCAGATCGCGTACTCCGTGGCAGCCGTATGGGCGCAGTCAGCTACGAAACCGACCGCGACCACGACCTCGCACCGCGCCAGATGGTGAAGTACCGCACCGAAGACGGCGAGATTTATGAGGTGCCTTTCGCGGATGATGCTGAAATCCCTGAAGAATGGATGTGTAAGAACGGCAAGCTGGGCCACCTGGTAGAAGGTGAAGGCGTTGAGTCTAAGCCCGCTAAGCCACCACGCACCCACTGGGATATGCTGCGTGAGCGCCGCTCCATCGAGGAGCTCGATGAGCTGCTTGAAGAGCGCATTAACCACCTGCGCTCCCGCCGCCGTTCCGCAGCTCGCCTCTTGAAGGAACAGCAGGAGCAGCAGCAAAAGAACTCTTAA
- a CDS encoding YceI family protein has product MKKLFYNRKLVITIFVVLIVLLTAVAIGPMVYSLLKGAGVKTEPVSADGAKAASTELDGTWEVAKGRANNHTSVGFTFNEVLPAEKTTTSGSTTEVTGQADISDSTLKTTTVTVDMDELTTDKKVRDQNMKSKLFETQLFPEASFELTEPASLADVPDDGTIGTVKLTGDLTIKDETHEISQDFDVLRDGDQIVIGGTVPVDRLDYGVETPEMLAAKVEENGEVNLRISFEKN; this is encoded by the coding sequence ATGAAAAAGCTTTTTTATAACCGCAAGCTCGTCATCACCATCTTTGTGGTGCTGATTGTGTTGCTCACCGCCGTGGCCATTGGCCCGATGGTGTATTCGCTCCTCAAGGGCGCCGGAGTAAAGACCGAACCAGTTTCCGCCGACGGCGCAAAGGCCGCATCAACGGAGCTCGATGGCACCTGGGAGGTAGCCAAGGGCCGTGCTAATAACCATACCTCGGTTGGTTTTACCTTTAATGAGGTTCTACCTGCGGAAAAGACCACCACATCGGGTTCAACCACGGAGGTAACCGGCCAGGCGGATATTTCTGATTCCACCCTGAAAACCACCACGGTCACTGTTGATATGGACGAGCTGACCACGGATAAGAAGGTCCGCGATCAGAACATGAAGTCCAAGCTCTTTGAGACCCAGCTGTTCCCAGAGGCATCCTTTGAGCTCACCGAGCCAGCCTCGCTTGCCGACGTCCCGGATGACGGCACCATTGGCACAGTCAAGCTCACCGGAGATCTGACTATCAAGGATGAAACGCACGAGATTTCCCAAGACTTCGACGTTCTTCGCGATGGCGATCAGATCGTCATTGGCGGCACCGTGCCAGTCGATCGACTTGATTATGGCGTGGAGACCCCAGAGATGCTCGCCGCGAAGGTCGAGGAAAACGGCGAGGTAAATCTCCGCATTTCCTTCGAGAAGAACTAG
- a CDS encoding Dyp-type peroxidase — MTIQHVVDKPSRAALFLVLEIKDGGEQATRDMLTGFAGLFKSVNFRYNEGELYTVVGIGASMWPRLTSAPMPERLKEFEAIDAAHKAPATPGDILLHFRANTYDLCHEMARQVLDQLGDAARVIDETHGFKYLDQRDLLGFVDGTANPLAEEALDTVLLGDDADYPRGSYVTVQKYIHDLDKWNELSTEEQEKVIGRTKADDIELDDDTKPTNSHVALNDLEEDIYRENMVFGSFAAGEMGTYFIGYAKDPENVMERLRNMFIGKPEGNYDRILDFSTALTGTNFFVPSADLMKNFDELPPA; from the coding sequence ATGACGATTCAGCACGTAGTAGATAAGCCTTCCCGCGCAGCTCTCTTCCTCGTCCTTGAAATCAAGGATGGCGGCGAGCAAGCCACTCGCGATATGCTCACGGGGTTTGCCGGACTGTTTAAATCCGTGAACTTCCGCTATAACGAAGGCGAACTTTATACCGTAGTCGGCATTGGTGCCTCCATGTGGCCACGTTTGACCAGCGCGCCTATGCCGGAACGCCTGAAGGAATTTGAGGCAATCGATGCCGCACATAAGGCCCCGGCCACGCCAGGCGATATTCTTCTCCACTTCCGTGCGAATACCTATGACCTGTGCCATGAGATGGCCCGCCAGGTACTGGATCAGCTGGGCGATGCCGCCAGGGTTATCGATGAGACCCACGGCTTTAAGTACCTGGACCAGCGCGATTTACTAGGCTTTGTGGATGGCACCGCCAATCCCCTCGCCGAGGAGGCTTTGGATACCGTGCTGCTTGGCGATGACGCCGATTACCCTCGTGGCTCTTATGTCACCGTCCAGAAATATATCCACGACCTAGACAAGTGGAACGAGCTGAGCACCGAGGAGCAAGAAAAGGTCATCGGACGCACCAAGGCCGACGATATCGAGTTGGATGACGACACCAAGCCCACTAACTCTCACGTAGCCCTCAATGACCTAGAGGAAGATATTTACCGCGAGAACATGGTCTTCGGCTCTTTCGCCGCGGGTGAGATGGGCACTTACTTCATCGGCTATGCCAAGGACCCAGAAAACGTCATGGAACGCCTGCGCAATATGTTCATTGGCAAGCCGGAGGGAAACTACGACCGCATATTGGACTTCTCCACCGCGCTTACAGGCACCAACTTCTTTGTGCCCAGCGCGGATCTGATGAAGAACTTCGACGAGCTGCCTCCGGCCTAA
- a CDS encoding class I SAM-dependent methyltransferase — MTFSRPEHLSSIDAESWPNVATVPAPRWPGMKTRRAEAEFAKACDDAGLELDLEAEGGPDLKVGHDALFERIAASGWLGFAESYMAGEWTVTSSSQLVKVLGRLLGVGYLPKAKMLGAGKSEPGELPLELVRLYAGDGLSHVGGIFSSGVPTTIRETVESYSPKAGRKEPKSHFVDVTTLSEPTRVDRDDLGDAQRRAADWLLDVTRTGAGTHLLVYPAAGMQPAMRATKRRATVDVLTSDVDQMSHMREALVLEGADDSIHVERIPGVVPNPKQWHGHYDAIVTVEKVEQLSASERKEYIRAVDRFLTPNGRAGIQSIVATESMTEAGKASLQALRAYVWPGLDYPRTTEMHQLVDKNSNLRIVSETHVGTHYLESLRQQRSFFDGHLREAAAAGFDPVFRRLWTFQFALREALMTLGMIDSVQFGLAHRNRGGRR; from the coding sequence ATGACTTTTAGCCGCCCTGAGCATTTGAGCTCTATCGATGCAGAATCCTGGCCCAATGTGGCTACGGTTCCCGCACCTCGTTGGCCTGGAATGAAAACCCGCCGGGCAGAGGCAGAATTTGCCAAGGCCTGCGATGATGCCGGACTAGAACTAGACCTAGAAGCCGAAGGCGGACCAGATCTCAAGGTGGGGCATGATGCCTTGTTTGAGCGCATTGCCGCTAGCGGTTGGCTGGGATTTGCGGAAAGTTATATGGCAGGAGAGTGGACCGTTACTTCTTCCTCGCAGCTGGTAAAGGTCCTCGGCCGCTTATTGGGAGTGGGTTACCTCCCCAAAGCCAAGATGCTGGGTGCCGGTAAGTCGGAGCCAGGGGAGCTGCCGCTGGAATTGGTTCGACTCTATGCCGGCGATGGTTTAAGCCATGTCGGTGGAATTTTCTCCAGTGGTGTACCGACCACCATAAGGGAAACGGTGGAAAGCTATAGCCCCAAGGCTGGCCGCAAGGAGCCGAAGAGCCACTTCGTCGATGTCACGACGCTGAGTGAGCCCACGAGAGTGGACAGGGATGATCTGGGAGATGCGCAGCGCCGCGCGGCGGATTGGCTGCTTGACGTCACCCGTACCGGCGCCGGAACCCACCTGTTGGTGTACCCGGCTGCCGGAATGCAGCCAGCGATGCGGGCGACTAAGCGACGCGCTACGGTTGACGTTTTGACCAGTGATGTGGACCAAATGAGCCACATGCGCGAGGCCCTCGTACTAGAGGGGGCAGACGATTCCATCCATGTCGAGCGCATTCCCGGCGTCGTCCCGAACCCCAAGCAGTGGCACGGGCACTATGACGCCATCGTCACCGTAGAAAAGGTAGAGCAACTCAGCGCTAGCGAGCGCAAAGAATATATCCGCGCAGTCGACCGGTTCTTGACGCCTAATGGGCGGGCAGGAATCCAGTCCATCGTGGCGACCGAGTCAATGACGGAGGCCGGTAAGGCATCGCTTCAGGCCTTACGAGCCTATGTGTGGCCGGGGTTGGACTATCCGCGCACCACGGAAATGCACCAGCTAGTAGATAAGAACTCTAACCTGCGCATCGTGTCCGAAACACACGTGGGCACCCATTACTTGGAGTCCCTGCGTCAGCAGCGTTCCTTTTTCGATGGGCACCTGCGGGAAGCAGCGGCCGCTGGCTTCGACCCAGTCTTCCGCCGCTTGTGGACCTTCCAATTTGCCCTCCGCGAGGCCCTTATGACGCTCGGGATGATTGACTCGGTGCAATTTGGGTTGGCCCACCGCAACCGCGGGGGCCGACGTTAG
- a CDS encoding NAD(P)/FAD-dependent oxidoreductase, whose protein sequence is MTDTPYRPNGGRHHVVVVGAGFGGLNTVQKLKNADVEITLIDKKNHHLFQPMLYQVATGMISAGEVAPSTRQLLRDQDNVHFVNAEVTDINLADQTVTAEQDEFSRTYAYDSLVVAAGSGQSYFGNDHFAEFAPGMKTLDDALELRSRIISAFEKAELTDDPAERERLLTFIIVGAGPTGVELTGQIAELANRTLNDVYSNYGTTSAKIYLLDGAPQVLPPFGKRLGRKAQRTLEKEGVQVHLNAMVTDVTADTVTYKDMKTEEETTLTGATKIWSAGVAASPLGKMVAEQAGVEADRAGRVSVNEDLTVGEHNNVYMVGDMISLNRLPGLAQVAIQGGAHVAKLIQAKVDEESTANEKEAFDYFDKGSMAIVKRFNAVVKLGKTEFGGFAGWVAWLGLHLTYVIGLRSRLAVLVNWATNILSRDRGNLEITTQQRIARNIINKNEK, encoded by the coding sequence ATGACTGATACCCCTTATCGCCCCAACGGTGGCCGCCACCACGTCGTCGTGGTTGGCGCCGGCTTCGGTGGTCTCAACACCGTTCAGAAGCTGAAGAACGCCGATGTGGAAATCACCCTCATCGATAAGAAGAACCACCACCTGTTCCAGCCGATGCTGTACCAGGTAGCAACCGGCATGATTTCCGCCGGTGAGGTTGCCCCTTCCACCCGCCAGCTGCTGCGCGATCAGGACAACGTCCACTTCGTCAACGCTGAGGTTACTGATATCAACCTGGCGGATCAGACGGTGACCGCCGAGCAAGACGAGTTCTCTCGCACCTATGCTTATGACTCCCTGGTTGTCGCCGCGGGTTCCGGTCAGTCCTACTTTGGCAACGACCACTTCGCTGAATTCGCCCCAGGCATGAAGACCTTGGACGATGCCCTGGAGCTGCGCTCTCGCATCATCTCGGCGTTTGAGAAGGCAGAGCTTACCGACGACCCTGCGGAGCGCGAGCGCCTGCTCACCTTCATCATCGTTGGCGCTGGCCCAACCGGCGTAGAGCTCACCGGCCAGATTGCCGAATTGGCAAACCGTACCCTCAACGATGTCTATTCCAACTACGGCACCACCTCGGCCAAGATTTACCTGCTCGATGGCGCCCCACAGGTACTACCGCCATTTGGCAAGCGCCTGGGCCGCAAGGCTCAGCGCACCTTGGAGAAGGAAGGCGTACAGGTTCACCTGAACGCGATGGTGACTGATGTAACCGCGGACACCGTCACCTACAAGGACATGAAGACCGAGGAAGAGACCACCCTGACGGGTGCTACAAAGATCTGGTCCGCTGGTGTGGCCGCTTCCCCACTGGGCAAGATGGTTGCAGAGCAGGCTGGCGTCGAGGCCGACCGCGCAGGTCGCGTCTCCGTCAACGAGGACCTGACCGTGGGCGAGCACAACAACGTCTACATGGTCGGTGACATGATCTCTCTCAACCGCCTGCCGGGTCTGGCACAGGTTGCTATCCAGGGCGGCGCGCACGTCGCTAAGCTCATCCAGGCCAAGGTGGACGAGGAATCTACCGCAAATGAGAAGGAAGCCTTCGACTACTTTGACAAGGGCTCCATGGCCATCGTCAAGCGCTTCAACGCCGTCGTTAAGCTGGGCAAGACCGAGTTCGGTGGCTTTGCCGGTTGGGTAGCATGGCTCGGCCTGCACCTGACCTACGTTATTGGTCTGCGCAGCCGCTTGGCCGTGCTGGTTAACTGGGCAACCAATATCCTCTCCCGCGATCGCGGCAACCTGGAGATCACCACCCAGCAGCGCATCGCACGCAATATCATTAACAAGAACGAGAAGTAA